CCGCCTGATACTCTTCCAGAAAGTTCTGGAAAACACGTTCTTTGTATTCCTTGCTGAAGTTAACCGCTTCCAGCTCAATGCCGATCTTGTCGGCGACCGCCGCGGCGTCTATCAGGTCCTGCTTGGCCGGGCAGTATTCATCGGTGTCGTCGTCTTCCCAGTTTTTCATGAAAAGACCCACGACGTCATAGCCTTGCTCCTTCAATAGCAAGGCCGTTACAGAAGAGTCGACGCCGCCGGAGAGGCCAACGACTACACGCTTTTTACTCATGGTTCACCGCGTTCCAGATGGGTAATGATGTTGAGCGGGAAACGTTGTCCCGCCAGATAATGTTCGATGCAGGTCAGCACCTGCGGGCTACGATGCAGCGCGCGGCATGCCTGGATTTCCTCCAGGCTCATCCACAAGGCGCGCCGTATGCCGCTATCCAGTGGCTGCTCGGGATCGTGATCGGACACTGCGCCAATAAAGGCATACCGCATATAGGTAATGTCTTTTTGCGGATGGTGCCACTGATAAATGC
Above is a window of Methylovorus glucosotrophus DNA encoding:
- a CDS encoding NUDIX hydrolase → MVWKPNTTVAAIVEQDGKFLLVEEDTADGVRFNQPAGHLERGESLLEAVIRETREESAYRFEPQALLGIYQWHHPQKDITYMRYAFIGAVSDHDPEQPLDSGIRRALWMSLEEIQACRALHRSPQVLTCIEHYLAGQRFPLNIITHLERGEP